TCCGCCAAACGGGCCCTCTGATCCGCTTCCAGCTACATTAATTATCGGCAAACCGTCTACCACATAGAGCGGTTGGTTGTTTCTTAACGACTTTAATCCTCTTAGAGTAATATTGACAGAACCTCCTATACCGGAAGAACTCCGGTTGATCTGCAGACCGGAAACCTTTCCAATCAGGTTGTTCATTGGATTCGCATCCTTTGCCTTGGTAAGATCATCTCCTTTAACGATTTGGGTTGAATACGTCAGGCTTTTGGCTTTCCGTTGAATACCTAAGGCTGTTACAACCACAGTACTCAGCTCGGTATCAGACGACTGTAACGTAATGTTTAGAGCTTCCCCGCTTTGAACGGTGGCCTCCCGGGCTGCATAACCCACGTAGGAAAAAAGCAGGACAGATCCTGGAGCTGCAGCAATGCTATAATCTCCGTTCTCATCCGTGATGACGGCCTTGTTTGATTTTTTAACGGAAACGGTCACGCCGTACAACGGCGCACCGTCTGCTCCGGTAACACGACCGTGTACCGCTTTGTCCTGAGCCTGCACCGCGAAAGCGCAAAGCAGGAACAGACAGAAGGCAATGAATTGTTTTGCTTTCATTTTTGTTGATAGTTTTGCTTTAGTGAATAATAAAATTCTTATTAAGGAGATGCCGGGTCTGCCGTTCCGGGTCTAATCCGGTACGGAACAGGCAATATTTTCCCTCGTCCACATACAGTGGTCGTTTTTTGTTGATGCATAATAAGCGAAAACAGCCCCGTGGTCCAACTGATAACGGGTATCCCTGTGAGTCAGGATGCTGTTATTATAGCATATACAGATTTATACGCCGGGCAACAAACAAAGTGCAATGGATCGTTTCTCTCTCATGTATTTGGGATCTTTTTGCATTGATGAGTAATAAAATTTCATGCCAGGGGTCCGGAAGAAAGGGATTCTTTCAGCTTTTTTTCAGTACGTGCCGGGCACATATGCCCAGCAGCGGACGAAGTGCAATGGATTGTTTTAATTTCATGTGCGTAATCGTGCTGTTTTCGTGAACAAAAGGGGTTTATATCAGGGGGCGGCTTCTACTGTGCGCCCCGGTTCATTTATGGCTTCCCGTTTGGCAGCAGACAGGCTGTTTACAACCAGTGCTGCTGCGCCCATTGAATATGCGTTGTACTTGAGCGTTGATACGTCCAGTTCCACACCCTCCATTAGCCGGGGTATGCTATAAGTATTGAGCGCCTGCTGGATCGGGGCCATCAGTAACCGGCCTACTTCTGAGGCCCGTCCGCTCAGCAATACCAGTTCCGGGTTAATGATGTGCACCAGGATCGCAAGCGCTTTCCCGATCTTATACGCCATATCCGACAGCAGTTCAATGCAAAGCTGATCGCCCTGTGCGGCCAGTTTCATAACCGCATAGGCGGCTTCTTCTATGGAATGCGTTGAGATTTTTAAATGTTCCAGCTTACCCTCCCTGATCAGTTGCAAAGCTTTTAGCGCTACGACTCTCAAAGACGCCTCGGTTTCGAGGCAACCTCTTTTACCACATTCACATAAGATATTATTGTCGGAAATAGGAATATGACTGAGTTCTCCGGCATAGCCGGCATGCCCGCGGAACAGCTTACCATCTACAATCATGCCCAGACCTACACCCCAGCTGATGTTCACGACCATTACATCCGTTTTGCCGCGGGCAATGCCAAATTTAGACTCGCCCAGGGCAATGGTGCTGGAGTCGTTATCAATAAAAACGGGCATTTGAAACACCTGTTCCAGATGATCCCGGAGGCTGAGTGTACTGTTTGTGAAAACATAGGACTGGTTGACCCCTTTTTTTATATTAATGAACCCCGGCATGCCCAACCCCATCCCCAGGAACTGATCGCGCCGGATGCCTGAATGTTCCAGGGTAGAGGTAATGGCGGAAATCAATGCTGAAAGCGCTTCATCGTTGTTGAGCAGTTTTAATTCAAAACGCTGCATAAAGACGGCATGGTTCTGACTGGCATCCATTACCGAAAGCGTTGTATACAACTGATCCATAGCCACTGAAAGGATATACGTCATTCCCGGTTTTAATTTGTAAAGGAGGGCTTTCCGTCCGCCGGTTGAATCGGCGTGCCCGTCGATAACCACGATTTCATCCTGCTTCAGTTCAGCAAGGGCCTTTGCCACCAATGGAATGCTCTTGTCCAGCAGGGCGCTCAGATCGCTGCAGGTTAATGCTTTTTCGTAATATAGTTTTTCAAAAATATTACGTTTTAATTTACTATATATGGCGACCTTATGCAAGTAATCGGTTTGTCAATCCTAAGATAATAAATAGAAATTAAAACTTAAAAAAAAGTTTTAAGAAGTTTTCGTTCCCGGATGGGTAACTTAACATAACATTTTAAAGAAGGCTTCATTAAGACAGGTAACTCGTTTACTAACAATTGGCTACATTTGTAGATAGAACCGATTTTTTTATGACAGAAGATTTTAAAACGGAAGAAAAAAAGAGCCTGAATTTCCTGGAAGAGATCGTGGAAGCTGATCTGGCTTCCGGAAAATATAAAACGATCATGACCCGGTTTCCCCCGGAGCCGAACGGATATCTGCATATCGGCCATGCCAGCAGTATTTGCCTGAATTTTGGATTGAGCCTGAAATACGGGGGCGGAACCAATCTCCGGTTCGATGATACCAACCCGGTAACAGAGGATACTGAATATGTAGATGGTATTAAGAAAGATATTCAATGGCTGGGTTTTGAATGGGCCAATGAATTGTATGCTTCCGATTATTTCGAGCAATTGTATGAATATGCTGTATCTCTTATAAAAAAGGGACTGGCCTATGTAGACGACAGCACCAGCGAGGAAATAGCCGAGCAGAAGGGCACACCTACACAGCCCGGCCGGCGAAATGTATATGCAGACCGGACCGTTGAAGAAAACCTGCGGCTGTTTGAAGAAATGCGGCAGGGCGTATACAAGGATGGGGAAAAAGTGTTGCGTGCAAAGATCGATATGAGCTCGCCCAACATGATCATGCGCGATCCCATTTTATACCGGATCAAACATGCCCATCATCACCGCACCGGCGACCGGTGGGCCATTTACCCGATGTATGATTTTGCGCACGGACAAAGTGATTCAATTGAGCATATTACCCATTCAATATGTACGATGGAGTTTGTTCCGCACCGCGAGGTTTATAACTGGCTTATTGAAAAACTGGAGATCTACCCATCTCACCAGTACGAATTTGCCCGCAGGAACCTGAGCCATACGCTCACCAGCAAACGGAAGCTGCTGCAACTGGTAACTGAAAAGTATGTTTCGGGCTGGGATGACCCGCGGATGCCCACTATTGCCGGTCTGCGGAGGCGGGGATATACGCCTGAAAGTATCCGGGACTATTGCGAGCGGATCGGGGTAGGAAAAAGAGATAACCTGGTAGACGCCGGCGTGCTGGAGTTTTGTGCCCGCGAACATCTTAATAAAATTGCCCTGCGCCGGATGGTGGTATTTGATCCGCTGAAAGTGGTGATCACCAATTATGAAGGTGAAGGCGAATGGCTGCATTCTGAAAATAATCCTGAAGACCCTGAGGGAGGATCCCGTAAGCTCTCCTTTAGCAAGGAATTGTTTATTGAGCGCGACGATTTTATGGAGGATGCACCGAAGAAATATTTCCGCCTGGCTCCGGGTAAACAGGTGCGGCTGAAAAGCGCCTACATCATCCAGTGCGATGAAGTGGTAAAGGATGCGGATGGAAATATCATCCAGTTGAATTGTTCGTATTTTGCCAATAGCAAAAGCGGGGAGGATACTTCCGGCATTCATGTAAAGGGAACGCTTCATTGGGTAAATGCCCGGGATTGTTTTCCGGTACGGGTACGCGAATACGACCGCCTGTTTACGGTAGAGGATCCTGGAAATGCGGAGGGGAATTTTACCGATTATATCAATCACCAGTCATTGCAGGTTGTTGAAAATGCACTGGCGGAAGCGGCGCTAAAAGAAGCAACGGTTAACGAGCGGTTCCAGTTTCTGCGGAAGGGGTATTTTACCCTTGATCCGGACAGCACACCGGAGCAGCTGATCTTTAACCGGACGGTTACCTTAAAAGACAGCTGGGCCAAGGCAAAATAACAACGCCTTCAGCGGCCTGTTTCCCGTCTTCAGTTATCGGTAAGCAGCTTTTGGCTTTAGCTGATTGCTGGTAGCTGAATGCTGATAGCTAGTGAATCACGTTGAACACAAACAAAAGCGTAATAACGAATAACAGTCCAAGTCCCGTAAGAAACACATAATCAGCATAGGATTCCAGCTTATTGCTTTTGGAGCCGGATGATCGCATGGAAAGGAAAGAAAGGATGCAGCTGGTCATAAAAAACAGGATGGCAACGGCCGCCGCTTCATCCATAACCGTACGTTCTCCTTTGTTGCTGAAAATCCGCAGCGAGGTGATCAGGATAAAACAAATACCGGTGAGATTGGATGCGGCGTTTAGGATGTGCGGCGATTTTTGATCCTGCTTCATTTTATTTCAGATAAGAAGCCGTTAAGATACTTAAAAAACAGTGCCAGCGTATGAAAGGCGCCGCCTTGCATCCTGTTTTATAAAAAAATTAAACTTCCGGCCGGTGCTGCCGGTTTAATCAGCAGCAGGTATTAATGAACTATTAAATTTACCAGCGAAGCGGGTCGTTTGGGAAAATTTTCCTAACTTACTTTAGTAAACGATTTCTAAACTTCTTAAACTTTAATTATGGAACTGAACGAATTTTTGTTAAACGAAGATGAGCTGCAGGTAACACGTGCTACGGAGCAGGAATACTCGGAAATGGATGGTGACGGGGCAGATGGCGATGGCAGCGATGGGGATGGTTCAGATGCTTCGGACGGCGACGGTGGTGCAGACGGTGATGGTGGCGCAGATGGCGATGGCAGTGATGCGGACGGGTCCGATAACGCCTGATAAAAATGAATTGATTGAAAAGCTGCGGCATCCGGTATGCTGCGGCTTTTTTTATTATCTTGTAGTGTAAAATCGTTTCAATATATGACCGCTTTTTTTGATAAGATCATAGCCCCCTGTTCTGTAGACGCATTCTTTAACACCTATCATGAAAAAAAACTCCTGCATATACCCCGGAATGATGCCTCTTATTATGAGCCGGTACTGACCAGCCGGGAATTGTCGGACTTTCTGGACCGGCAGGATATTTTTTATCCCTCATTACGCGTTGTAAAAAACGGAAAGGAGCTCCCTTCCGGTGAGTATACGTTGAAAGGAGTGCCTATCGGGCATCATAAAAAGGACGGGATCATTCATACTGAAAAGGCTTTTGCCTTATTTAACGACGGCGCTACATTAGTGGTACAAGCGGGGCAACGGTATTTTGATCATTTGTCCGCCTGCTGCATGGAATTATCCCGGAAGTTTAATGCGCCGGTGCAGGCCAACCTGTACATTACACCTAACCGTTCCCAGGGTTTTAATCCGCATTGGGATACACATGATGTATTTGTGTTGCAGATTGCAGGTACAAAAACATGGCACCTGTATGGTTTTGAAAAAGAGCTGCCTACGAAGAACCAGGGCTTTGTAAGCAAGGGATACGATAAGGAACCCGAACAAACATTGCAGTTAAGTCCGGGTGATTTTCTATACGTACCAAGGGGATATGTACATGATGCTGTAGCCGATGACGGCATCTCGGCACATATCACCGTGGGTATTCTTTCCTTTACCTGGGTACGGTATTTTTCAGAACTGCTTATGCAGCTCGAAGATGAAAAGGCATTTCGCGAGGCCATTCCCTTCTGGCGCGGCGACCTGGATGCAGTGATCGGAGAAAAGACCGGGTTGCTAAAAGAATTACTGGAGCGGCTGTCGGGAGAAAAAGCGTTGGAAAAACTGAACAACCAGTATCAGAAAATGCAGCCGCAGCAGGTACATGGATATTTTGACGGGCTGCTCAGGCTGAATCAACTGCAGCCGGATACCGTATTGAAGGTTAACCGCAATGTGTTCTATGAAAGGGGTGGTGCAGAGGGTCAATGTTTCATAAAATGTTTTGGTAAAACCATTTCATTTCCGGATGCTTTAAAGCCGGTAATTGATCATATATTTGATACCGAAAAGTTTACCGTGGCAACACTGCCCGGCAACCAGCCGGAAGCTGCAAAGCAGGCGGCGGTTGCCCGGTTGATAAAAGAAGGGGTGGTTTACCGCGATATTTTGTAAACATTATAAATGTAATCATTGAGCAAGACAGGCACCCGGCACGTATTTTTTTGCAGCGCTGCATCGCGGTATTTTAAGGAAGATATTCATGGCTCCGCTGCAAATTATAACGGGTTTATCCTGCTGGAGCACAGCGATCCGTTTCCTGAAAAAGTAAACCAGGCACATTTCGATCCGCTTTTTATTACAGGGCTCCAGGAGCTGGCCAAACAGAAAAAATCAAAATTGTTGCTGATCCGTAACAAAAAAACAGGATTCAAAACCTGCCGGCTGATTTATGTGGATTGTATTCGGCGCCGGTACCTGACCCTCCATTCAACACCCGCCGATGTGGCTGCCATCCGGCTGGAGTATTATATGAATAACCCGGATGCCATCTGGGAAACCGAGCCCTTTTA
The sequence above is a segment of the Niabella agricola genome. Coding sequences within it:
- a CDS encoding ROK family protein; the encoded protein is MHKVAIYSKLKRNIFEKLYYEKALTCSDLSALLDKSIPLVAKALAELKQDEIVVIDGHADSTGGRKALLYKLKPGMTYILSVAMDQLYTTLSVMDASQNHAVFMQRFELKLLNNDEALSALISAITSTLEHSGIRRDQFLGMGLGMPGFINIKKGVNQSYVFTNSTLSLRDHLEQVFQMPVFIDNDSSTIALGESKFGIARGKTDVMVVNISWGVGLGMIVDGKLFRGHAGYAGELSHIPISDNNILCECGKRGCLETEASLRVVALKALQLIREGKLEHLKISTHSIEEAAYAVMKLAAQGDQLCIELLSDMAYKIGKALAILVHIINPELVLLSGRASEVGRLLMAPIQQALNTYSIPRLMEGVELDVSTLKYNAYSMGAAALVVNSLSAAKREAINEPGRTVEAAP
- a CDS encoding glutamine--tRNA ligase/YqeY domain fusion protein — protein: MTEDFKTEEKKSLNFLEEIVEADLASGKYKTIMTRFPPEPNGYLHIGHASSICLNFGLSLKYGGGTNLRFDDTNPVTEDTEYVDGIKKDIQWLGFEWANELYASDYFEQLYEYAVSLIKKGLAYVDDSTSEEIAEQKGTPTQPGRRNVYADRTVEENLRLFEEMRQGVYKDGEKVLRAKIDMSSPNMIMRDPILYRIKHAHHHRTGDRWAIYPMYDFAHGQSDSIEHITHSICTMEFVPHREVYNWLIEKLEIYPSHQYEFARRNLSHTLTSKRKLLQLVTEKYVSGWDDPRMPTIAGLRRRGYTPESIRDYCERIGVGKRDNLVDAGVLEFCAREHLNKIALRRMVVFDPLKVVITNYEGEGEWLHSENNPEDPEGGSRKLSFSKELFIERDDFMEDAPKKYFRLAPGKQVRLKSAYIIQCDEVVKDADGNIIQLNCSYFANSKSGEDTSGIHVKGTLHWVNARDCFPVRVREYDRLFTVEDPGNAEGNFTDYINHQSLQVVENALAEAALKEATVNERFQFLRKGYFTLDPDSTPEQLIFNRTVTLKDSWAKAK
- a CDS encoding cupin domain-containing protein: MTAFFDKIIAPCSVDAFFNTYHEKKLLHIPRNDASYYEPVLTSRELSDFLDRQDIFYPSLRVVKNGKELPSGEYTLKGVPIGHHKKDGIIHTEKAFALFNDGATLVVQAGQRYFDHLSACCMELSRKFNAPVQANLYITPNRSQGFNPHWDTHDVFVLQIAGTKTWHLYGFEKELPTKNQGFVSKGYDKEPEQTLQLSPGDFLYVPRGYVHDAVADDGISAHITVGILSFTWVRYFSELLMQLEDEKAFREAIPFWRGDLDAVIGEKTGLLKELLERLSGEKALEKLNNQYQKMQPQQVHGYFDGLLRLNQLQPDTVLKVNRNVFYERGGAEGQCFIKCFGKTISFPDALKPVIDHIFDTEKFTVATLPGNQPEAAKQAAVARLIKEGVVYRDIL